A window of the Hevea brasiliensis isolate MT/VB/25A 57/8 chromosome 6, ASM3005281v1, whole genome shotgun sequence genome harbors these coding sequences:
- the LOC110657427 gene encoding uncharacterized protein LOC110657427 produces the protein MEEEGHWEAGTIGKINLSKNHNLASSEQLPNLTGHLHHLPCCIKYDGPCAVSQYFKPKPTGIEVEGLVVEEAYFRGRNLLGATLPLPPGYSGFVLGKKNDKKRKGSDLLEQDSNCWELNAKFENLMYWNHDSLPSQDDTFLRSFHWLSVAHALHKPVTAEDLASASVTLEKKG, from the exons atggaagaaGAGGGACATTGGGAAGCAGGAACAATAGGGAAGATAAATCTGAGCAAAAATCACAACTTAGCATCATCAGAGCAACTCCCAAATCTCACTGGTCATCTCCATCACCTCCCTTGCTGCATCAAATATGACGGCCCTTGTGCCGTTTCCCAATATTTCAAACCCAAGCCCACAG GGATCGAAGTGGAAGGACTGGTAGTGGAAGAAGCCTATTTCAGAGGCAGAAATTTGCTAGGTGCTACACTTCCTCTTCCACCTGGCTATTCTG GTTTTGTCCTAGGGAAGAAGAAtgataaaaaaagaaaagggtCTGATTTGTTAGAACAGGATTCTAATTGTTGGGagttgaatgcaaaatttgaaaatttaatgtaTTGGAATCATGACAGCTTACCTTCACAAGATGATACTTTTTTGCGTTCCTTTCATTGGTTGTCTGTTGCACATGCA CTGCACAAGCCAGTAACAGCTGAAGATTTGGCTTCTGCATCTGTCACTTTGGAGAAAAAGGGATGA